One Microplitis mediator isolate UGA2020A chromosome 3, iyMicMedi2.1, whole genome shotgun sequence DNA segment encodes these proteins:
- the LOC130665459 gene encoding putative uncharacterized protein DDB_G0290989 isoform X4 has translation MDLPATQLINEDDDDTSSQSFNSSQTTPKRVHQVANLCIGDKKFPVFRGINKVGRNPGCDICINDLTVSKNHAEIEIKKNFYYICDLRSSNKTRINNEILRPDRFYQIVDGSRLTFGVINAQFLLLRDNNDSIIVPETPAPGLKIRYDGNKSSITDSDDSVILGTQEAKDDGVFAKPSLPIRSPSSRDARGNKIRKQLNTSIHDIETQKFDQSNENNDPAIFDCETQKINNSTSDLDNVNSIYDVNTQQLDDDKVKKEIFELETQKLDADKVDADESDIYCMSTQPISRADHNNRMYDLETQKIDSKADEASSLYDLATQRMNADDEDDDIYNCETQRINKQFEITISKFKKNRIPSKSISVQKEATLVLQKNDDKKADEGGKKLQNVSTSIVEDSDTDDELLDDENNKLKQSCSSVHQSNGKINSEIINNDVCKKANNNLPSTSTNAQSHIIAETDDESETDDEEVLVNVKNNEQSNNNNNNNNNNNNNNNNNNNNKAGSGSETDDEEALVNSHSNEQSKTKNDKMDDDSETDDENYLESLQSTKPKSSNTASIDVNNLMIGKVDDNNLENNACPSPVLVDFSKIQQPGMGTNDNDDETDDDEIYMTPNQLVSPRQKESSKIQKEPSGLERYDTPPTTVTTEPTNLNLPRNSEVDCDPDALTQIIPSLKNNACEKMNKSITNNNDNKVCEDLASTQLINVQSDDKFAEGNDDETDDEELYQHLPLNKQVVDKNNKVSVNNNNNNRHVNEVIDELAATQIVDFSNKNCKNHEEDTQKISETQHDDLEPTQIVDFQSSVSTRHQTDKQSSDKIENNDDDLDDLNNAPTQIINFDNKSKKPNDRFDSSDSDDDRSISPIKNRRSSRKAASSTPISSSVTRKKSLSGLKNLRVNLDKISNLQSNDSVTDKQNTNLQSDNKKINHNKKTELNDDNNLHDDSIAKNLDAMFGGSNDDELEDPMPLPTQQLEEILSDVPEKSCNVNNFQKSNSQNNKKNLRNNKKICEPRVDSRASTPDTQEVYFASLSSKKKKKSNLIIDSQGSSDSQSTSNRQRNLTKEVVYAPGTAGFSNGVAVNSDESVGALESPTKKLKPNAKNGEKGVNSDNESKKTIDPVNEDDFFAGLPKVRIAGTDSYPGSPISSSDSEDDYSISQVSKILEKQKAEIKAREGDDSDGDEGIFYNLQKKSDQSKSKITGLKGVGSNNKKDVKQNKKELNVKATTSDVTDKKPLRKRAFPKKFTDGTFATDKNTLDDDDQDKVAVPAKRSRKTRKISESNTSTASVSSTTEAQKSQIEKKNNTTAKKSKKADVDEINLLNLSVNLGPKEQKAQVEPKKKAAAKRPNKTAIDRINLQNTSASSSSEEKSVELETTKKTGAKRSKKVDQEQTNLLDSSTSSTVSSSSTLNSTTRSKRSVASSMMDSPSTSARSRHSVRPADKMQYKIMFTGLSYEDYESAIQRLGGLITNDPMTGTILVTDKVRRTLKFICAISRSVPIVSEEWISASIANNKFVDTNKYILNDKAAEAKFRFNLQQSLIKSKDNKLLHNTTFIITAGVNQPSVNELKNMIQVSGGKALIRAPKTWSPNTYIISCHEDVPKLKKLISNIPKNIVVPVVTTEFLLIGILQQKLNIEEHKLSF, from the exons actGTTTCGAAAAATCACGcagaaattgaaattaagaaaaatttctattatatTTGTGATTTACGTTCATCAAATAAAACCCGAATCAATAAT gaaATATTGCGACCAGATCGTTTTTATCAAATAGTTGATGGTTCAAGATTAACCTTCGGAGTAATTAATGCCCAGTTTTTATTGCTCAGAGACAACAATGACTCAATTATTGTACCAGAAACACCAGCACCTGGCCTTAAAATTCGTTATGATGGTAACAAGTCATCAATTACAGACAGCGATGATTCTGTAATTCTTGGAACTCAAGAGGCTAAAGATGATGGTGTCTTTGCTAAACCATCATTACCAATTCGTAGTCCTAGTTCACGAGATGCTCGTGGTAATAAAATAcgtaaacaattaaataccAGCATCCATGATATTGAAACACAGAAATTTGATCaatcgaatgaaaataatgaccCAGCTATTTTTGATTgtgaaacacaaaaaataaataattctacaTCAGACCTAGATAATGTTAATTCTATTTATGATGTAAACACACAGCAATTGGATGAtgataaagttaaaaaagaaatttttgaattggaAACACAAAAATTAGATGCTGATAAAGTGGATGCTGATGAATCAGATATTTATTGTATGAGTACGCAGCCAATCAGTAGGGCGGATCATAACAACCGTATGTATGATTTGGAGACacaaaaaattgattcaaAAGCTGATGAGGCTTCAAGTCTTTATGATTTAGCAACGCAAAGAATGAATGCAGACGATGAAGATGatgatatatataattgtgAAACACAGCGTATTAATAAACAGTTTGAAATTACAATAAGTAAATTTAAGAAg aATCGAATTCCCAGTAAAAGCATCAGCGTTCAGAAGGAAGCAACTTTGGTTTTACAAAAGAATGATGATAAGAAAGCTGATGAAGGCGGTAAGAAGCTACAAAACGTAAGTACATCAATCGTCGAGGACTCGGATACTGATGACGAGCTGCTcgatgatgaaaataataaattaaagcaAAGTTGTTCTTCGGTTCATCAAAgtaatggaaaaataaattcggaaattattaataatgatgtCTGTAAAAAAGCTAATAATAATCTACCTTCGACATCAACCAATGCACAGTCTCATATTATTGCTGAGACAGATGATGAATCTGAAACGGATGATGAGGAAGTGTTagttaatgtaaaaaataatgaacaaagtaataataataataataataataataataataataataataataataataataataataataaggcTGGTAGTGGATCGGAAACAGATGATGAAGAAGCGTTGGTTAATTCACATAGTAATGAAcaaagtaaaacaaaaaatgataagatgGATGACGATTCAGAAACAGATGATGAAAATTATCTCGAATCGTTGCAATCTACAAAACCAAAATCTTCTAATACTGCTAGTattgatgtaaataatttaatgattggaaaagttgatgataataatttagaaaataatgcATGTCCAAGTCCAGTGCTTgttgatttttctaaaattcaaCAACCTGGTATGGGAAcaaatgataatgatgatgaaacagatgatgatgaaatttatatgacACCTAATCAGTTGGTGTCACCTCGACAAAAagaatcatcaaaaattcaaaaagaacCGTCGGGTCTTGAACGATATGATACACCACCGACTACAGTAACAACTGAACcaacgaatttaaatttaccgcggaACAGTGAAGTTGATTGTGATCCTGATGCACTTACGCAAATTATTCcgtcattgaaaaataatgcatgtgaaaaaatgaataaatcaattacaaataataatgataataaagttTGCGAGGATTTGGCGTCAactcaattaataaatgtacAAAGTGATGATAAATTTGCTGAAGGAAATGATGATGAGACTGATGATGAAGAATTATACCAACATCTGCCTCTTAATAAACAAgtagttgataaaaataataaagtatcagttaataataataataataataggcATGTTAATGAAGTTATCGATGAGTTAGCAGCAACGCAGATTgttgatttttcaaataaaaattgtaagaatCATGAAGAGGATACtcaaaaaattagtgaaacaCAACACGATGATCTAGAGCCAACTCAAATTGTTGATTTCCAATCATCTGTTTCCACGAGGCATCAAACGGATAAGCAATCGagtgataaaattgaaaataatgatgatgatttagatgatttaaataatgcaccaacacagataataaattttgataataaatcaaaaaaacctAATGATAGATTTGATAGTAGTGATTCAGACGATGATAGATCAATTAGTCCAATTAAAAATCGTCGGAGCTCACGTAAAGCAGCATCTTCTACTCccatttcttcatcagttactaggaaaaaaagtttatctggtttaaaaaatcttcGAGTTAATCtcgataaaatatcaaatctgCAGTCAAATGATTCAGTTACTGATAAACAAAATACCAATTTACAGtcggataataaaaaaattaatcataataaaaaaacagaattaaatgatgataataatttacacgATGATAGTAtagctaaaaatttagatGCAATGTTTGGTGGTAGTAATGATGATGAACTTGAGGATCCAATGCCGCTTCCAACTCAGCAGCTTGAGGAAATTTTAAGTGATGTACCTGAAAAATCAtgtaatgttaataattttcagaaatccaatagtcaaaataataaaaaaaatttacgaaacaataaaaaaatttgtgaaccTCGGGTGGATTCACGTGCATCGACACCTGATACACAAGAGGTTTACTTTGCTAGTTTGTCTtccaagaagaagaagaaaagtaatttaattattgatagtcAGGGAAGTTCTGATTCACAATCGACTAGTAATCGTCAACGTAACCTGACGAAGGAGGTCGTTTACGCTCCAGGTACTGCTGGATTTTCAAATGGAGTCGCGGTGAACAGTGATGAGTCCGTTGGAGCATTGGAATCACCGACAAAAAAACTCAAACCAAATGCCAAAa ATGGAGAAAAAGGTGTAAATTCTGATAATGAAAGTAAGAAAACGATCGATCCAGTTAATGAAGATGATTTTTTTGCAGGCTTACCCAAAGTTCGTATAGCTGGTACTGATTCTTATCCAGGTAGTCCCATTAGTTCATCAGATAGTGAGGATGATTATTCGATATCTCAAGTTTCTAAGATActtgaaaaacaaaaagcTGAAATAAAAGCAAGGGAAGGTGACGATAGTGATGGCGATGAgggtattttttataatttacaaaaaaaatctgaccAATCCAAATCAAAAATAACTG gTCTCAAGGGAGTTGgaagtaacaataaaaaagatgtaaaacaaaataaaaaagaactCAATGTGAAAGCTACTACTTCCGACGTCACTGACAAGAAACCATTAAGAAAACGTgcatttccaaaaaaatttactgacgGAACATTTGCTACTGATAAAAATACTTTGGACGATGATGATCAAGATAAAGTTGCGGTACCTGCGAAGCGTTCTCGTAAAactcgaaaaatctccgagtCTAATACATCTACAGCATCAGTTAGTTCAACTACAGAAGCGCAAAAGTCtcaaattgaaaagaaaaacaatACTACtgctaaaaaatcaaagaaagcGGATgttgatgaaataaatttgCTTAATCTATCAGTCAATTTAGGTCCTAAAGAACAAAAAGCTCAAGTAGAGCCAAAGAAAAAGGCTGCTGCTAAACGACCAAATAAAACAGCTATTGATAGAATTAATTTGCAAAATACATCAGCAAGTTCTAGTAGTGAAGAAAAATCAGTTGAATTGGAGACCACAAAAAAGACTGGGGCTAAACGATCAAAGAAAGTTGATCAAGAACAAACCAATTTGCTTGATTCTTCTACTTCGTCAACAGTGTCCTCAAGTAGTACATTGAACAGTACAACTAGATCAAAAAGATCAGTAGCCAGTAGTATGATGGATTCTCCATCTACTTCTGCTCGTTCAAGACACAGCGTTCGTCCAGCTGATAAAATgcaatataaaataatgttcactGGTCTTAGTTATGAAGATTATGAATCAGCGATTCAAAGACTTG gtGGATTGATAACTAATGATCCAATGACAGGAACAATTTTAGTAACAGATAAAGTTCGCAGaactttgaaatttatttgcgCTATTTCACGCAGTGTTCCTATAGTATCTGAGGAATGGATAAGCGCAAGTattgcaaataataaattcgtTGATACTAACAAGTATATTCTGAACGATAAAGCTGCTGAAGCTAAATTTCGATTTAATTTACAACAGAGTTTGATTAAATCTAAAGATAATAAACTACTGCATAATACTACGTTCATTATAACAGCTGGCGTAAATCAACCGAGCGTTAATGAActcaaaa ATATGATACAAGTTTCGGGAGGCAAAGCTTTAATACGAGCTCCCAAAACATGGTCAccaaatacatatattatcaGTTGTCATGAAGATGTTccgaaattgaaaaaattaatatcaaatataccaaaaaatattgtagttcCGGTTGTTACTACTGAATTTTTGCTAATTGGTATTcttcaacaaaaattaaatatagagGAACATAAGCTcagtttttaa
- the LOC130665459 gene encoding putative uncharacterized protein DDB_G0290989 isoform X1, with protein MDLPATQLINEDDDDTSSQSFNSSQTTPKRVHQVANLCIGDKKFPVFRGINKVGRNPGCDICINDLTVSKNHAEIEIKKNFYYICDLRSSNKTRINNEILRPDRFYQIVDGSRLTFGVINAQFLLLRDNNDSIIVPETPAPGLKIRYDGNKSSITDSDDSVILGTQEAKDDGVFAKPSLPIRSPSSRDARGNKIRKQLNTSIHDIETQKFDQSNENNDPAIFDCETQKINNSTSDLDNVNSIYDVNTQQLDDDKVKKEIFELETQKLDADKVDADESDIYCMSTQPISRADHNNRMYDLETQKIDSKADEASSLYDLATQRMNADDEDDDIYNCETQRINKQFEITISKFKKNRIPSKSISVQKEATLVLQKNDDKKADEGGKKLQNVSTSIVEDSDTDDELLDDENNKLKQSCSSVHQSNGKINSEIINNDVCKKANNNLPSTSTNAQSHIIAETDDESETDDEEVLVNVKNNEQSNNNNNNNNNNNNNNNNNNNNKAGSGSETDDEEALVNSHSNEQSKTKNDKMDDDSETDDENYLESLQSTKPKSSNTASIDVNNLMIGKVDDNNLENNACPSPVLVDFSKIQQPGMGTNDNDDETDDDEIYMTPNQLVSPRQKESSKIQKEPSGLERYDTPPTTVTTEPTNLNLPRNSEVDCDPDALTQIIPSLKNNACEKMNKSITNNNDNKVCEDLASTQLINVQSDDKFAEGNDDETDDEELYQHLPLNKQVVDKNNKVSVNNNNNNRHVNEVIDELAATQIVDFSNKNCKNHEEDTQKISETQHDDLEPTQIVDFQSSVSTRHQTDKQSSDKIENNDDDLDDLNNAPTQIINFDNKSKKPNDRFDSSDSDDDRSISPIKNRRSSRKAASSTPISSSVTRKKSLSGLKNLRVNLDKISNLQSNDSVTDKQNTNLQSDNKKINHNKKTELNDDNNLHDDSIAKNLDAMFGGSNDDELEDPMPLPTQQLEEILSDVPEKSCNVNNFQKSNSQNNKKNLRNNKKICEPRVDSRASTPDTQEVYFASLSSKKKKKSNLIIDSQGSSDSQSTSNRQRNLTKEVVYAPGTAGFSNGVAVNSDESVGALESPTKKLKPNAKNGEKGVNSDNESKKTIDPVNEDDFFAGLPKVRIAGTDSYPGSPISSSDSEDDYSISQVSKILEKQKAEIKAREGDDSDGDEGIFYNLQKKSDQSKSKITGMDNPLPKIKNFDDSDSSSDSEVDFARLKQLADRLLDANDKEKILTGLKGVGSNNKKDVKQNKKELNVKATTSDVTDKKPLRKRAFPKKFTDGTFATDKNTLDDDDQDKVAVPAKRSRKTRKISESNTSTASVSSTTEAQKSQIEKKNNTTAKKSKKADVDEINLLNLSVNLGPKEQKAQVEPKKKAAAKRPNKTAIDRINLQNTSASSSSEEKSVELETTKKTGAKRSKKVDQEQTNLLDSSTSSTVSSSSTLNSTTRSKRSVASSMMDSPSTSARSRHSVRPADKMQYKIMFTGLSYEDYESAIQRLGGLITNDPMTGTILVTDKVRRTLKFICAISRSVPIVSEEWISASIANNKFVDTNKYILNDKAAEAKFRFNLQQSLIKSKDNKLLHNTTFIITAGVNQPSVNELKNMIQVSGGKALIRAPKTWSPNTYIISCHEDVPKLKKLISNIPKNIVVPVVTTEFLLIGILQQKLNIEEHKLSF; from the exons actGTTTCGAAAAATCACGcagaaattgaaattaagaaaaatttctattatatTTGTGATTTACGTTCATCAAATAAAACCCGAATCAATAAT gaaATATTGCGACCAGATCGTTTTTATCAAATAGTTGATGGTTCAAGATTAACCTTCGGAGTAATTAATGCCCAGTTTTTATTGCTCAGAGACAACAATGACTCAATTATTGTACCAGAAACACCAGCACCTGGCCTTAAAATTCGTTATGATGGTAACAAGTCATCAATTACAGACAGCGATGATTCTGTAATTCTTGGAACTCAAGAGGCTAAAGATGATGGTGTCTTTGCTAAACCATCATTACCAATTCGTAGTCCTAGTTCACGAGATGCTCGTGGTAATAAAATAcgtaaacaattaaataccAGCATCCATGATATTGAAACACAGAAATTTGATCaatcgaatgaaaataatgaccCAGCTATTTTTGATTgtgaaacacaaaaaataaataattctacaTCAGACCTAGATAATGTTAATTCTATTTATGATGTAAACACACAGCAATTGGATGAtgataaagttaaaaaagaaatttttgaattggaAACACAAAAATTAGATGCTGATAAAGTGGATGCTGATGAATCAGATATTTATTGTATGAGTACGCAGCCAATCAGTAGGGCGGATCATAACAACCGTATGTATGATTTGGAGACacaaaaaattgattcaaAAGCTGATGAGGCTTCAAGTCTTTATGATTTAGCAACGCAAAGAATGAATGCAGACGATGAAGATGatgatatatataattgtgAAACACAGCGTATTAATAAACAGTTTGAAATTACAATAAGTAAATTTAAGAAg aATCGAATTCCCAGTAAAAGCATCAGCGTTCAGAAGGAAGCAACTTTGGTTTTACAAAAGAATGATGATAAGAAAGCTGATGAAGGCGGTAAGAAGCTACAAAACGTAAGTACATCAATCGTCGAGGACTCGGATACTGATGACGAGCTGCTcgatgatgaaaataataaattaaagcaAAGTTGTTCTTCGGTTCATCAAAgtaatggaaaaataaattcggaaattattaataatgatgtCTGTAAAAAAGCTAATAATAATCTACCTTCGACATCAACCAATGCACAGTCTCATATTATTGCTGAGACAGATGATGAATCTGAAACGGATGATGAGGAAGTGTTagttaatgtaaaaaataatgaacaaagtaataataataataataataataataataataataataataataataataataataataataaggcTGGTAGTGGATCGGAAACAGATGATGAAGAAGCGTTGGTTAATTCACATAGTAATGAAcaaagtaaaacaaaaaatgataagatgGATGACGATTCAGAAACAGATGATGAAAATTATCTCGAATCGTTGCAATCTACAAAACCAAAATCTTCTAATACTGCTAGTattgatgtaaataatttaatgattggaaaagttgatgataataatttagaaaataatgcATGTCCAAGTCCAGTGCTTgttgatttttctaaaattcaaCAACCTGGTATGGGAAcaaatgataatgatgatgaaacagatgatgatgaaatttatatgacACCTAATCAGTTGGTGTCACCTCGACAAAAagaatcatcaaaaattcaaaaagaacCGTCGGGTCTTGAACGATATGATACACCACCGACTACAGTAACAACTGAACcaacgaatttaaatttaccgcggaACAGTGAAGTTGATTGTGATCCTGATGCACTTACGCAAATTATTCcgtcattgaaaaataatgcatgtgaaaaaatgaataaatcaattacaaataataatgataataaagttTGCGAGGATTTGGCGTCAactcaattaataaatgtacAAAGTGATGATAAATTTGCTGAAGGAAATGATGATGAGACTGATGATGAAGAATTATACCAACATCTGCCTCTTAATAAACAAgtagttgataaaaataataaagtatcagttaataataataataataataggcATGTTAATGAAGTTATCGATGAGTTAGCAGCAACGCAGATTgttgatttttcaaataaaaattgtaagaatCATGAAGAGGATACtcaaaaaattagtgaaacaCAACACGATGATCTAGAGCCAACTCAAATTGTTGATTTCCAATCATCTGTTTCCACGAGGCATCAAACGGATAAGCAATCGagtgataaaattgaaaataatgatgatgatttagatgatttaaataatgcaccaacacagataataaattttgataataaatcaaaaaaacctAATGATAGATTTGATAGTAGTGATTCAGACGATGATAGATCAATTAGTCCAATTAAAAATCGTCGGAGCTCACGTAAAGCAGCATCTTCTACTCccatttcttcatcagttactaggaaaaaaagtttatctggtttaaaaaatcttcGAGTTAATCtcgataaaatatcaaatctgCAGTCAAATGATTCAGTTACTGATAAACAAAATACCAATTTACAGtcggataataaaaaaattaatcataataaaaaaacagaattaaatgatgataataatttacacgATGATAGTAtagctaaaaatttagatGCAATGTTTGGTGGTAGTAATGATGATGAACTTGAGGATCCAATGCCGCTTCCAACTCAGCAGCTTGAGGAAATTTTAAGTGATGTACCTGAAAAATCAtgtaatgttaataattttcagaaatccaatagtcaaaataataaaaaaaatttacgaaacaataaaaaaatttgtgaaccTCGGGTGGATTCACGTGCATCGACACCTGATACACAAGAGGTTTACTTTGCTAGTTTGTCTtccaagaagaagaagaaaagtaatttaattattgatagtcAGGGAAGTTCTGATTCACAATCGACTAGTAATCGTCAACGTAACCTGACGAAGGAGGTCGTTTACGCTCCAGGTACTGCTGGATTTTCAAATGGAGTCGCGGTGAACAGTGATGAGTCCGTTGGAGCATTGGAATCACCGACAAAAAAACTCAAACCAAATGCCAAAa ATGGAGAAAAAGGTGTAAATTCTGATAATGAAAGTAAGAAAACGATCGATCCAGTTAATGAAGATGATTTTTTTGCAGGCTTACCCAAAGTTCGTATAGCTGGTACTGATTCTTATCCAGGTAGTCCCATTAGTTCATCAGATAGTGAGGATGATTATTCGATATCTCAAGTTTCTAAGATActtgaaaaacaaaaagcTGAAATAAAAGCAAGGGAAGGTGACGATAGTGATGGCGATGAgggtattttttataatttacaaaaaaaatctgaccAATCCAAATCAAAAATAACTGGTATGGATAATCCATtacctaaaataaaaaattttgatgatagTGATTCTTCATCGGATAGTGAAGTTGATTTTGCCCGTTTAAAACAACTGGCAGATCGACTTCTTGACGCtaatgataaagaaaaaattttgacaggTCTCAAGGGAGTTGgaagtaacaataaaaaagatgtaaaacaaaataaaaaagaactCAATGTGAAAGCTACTACTTCCGACGTCACTGACAAGAAACCATTAAGAAAACGTgcatttccaaaaaaatttactgacgGAACATTTGCTACTGATAAAAATACTTTGGACGATGATGATCAAGATAAAGTTGCGGTACCTGCGAAGCGTTCTCGTAAAactcgaaaaatctccgagtCTAATACATCTACAGCATCAGTTAGTTCAACTACAGAAGCGCAAAAGTCtcaaattgaaaagaaaaacaatACTACtgctaaaaaatcaaagaaagcGGATgttgatgaaataaatttgCTTAATCTATCAGTCAATTTAGGTCCTAAAGAACAAAAAGCTCAAGTAGAGCCAAAGAAAAAGGCTGCTGCTAAACGACCAAATAAAACAGCTATTGATAGAATTAATTTGCAAAATACATCAGCAAGTTCTAGTAGTGAAGAAAAATCAGTTGAATTGGAGACCACAAAAAAGACTGGGGCTAAACGATCAAAGAAAGTTGATCAAGAACAAACCAATTTGCTTGATTCTTCTACTTCGTCAACAGTGTCCTCAAGTAGTACATTGAACAGTACAACTAGATCAAAAAGATCAGTAGCCAGTAGTATGATGGATTCTCCATCTACTTCTGCTCGTTCAAGACACAGCGTTCGTCCAGCTGATAAAATgcaatataaaataatgttcactGGTCTTAGTTATGAAGATTATGAATCAGCGATTCAAAGACTTG gtGGATTGATAACTAATGATCCAATGACAGGAACAATTTTAGTAACAGATAAAGTTCGCAGaactttgaaatttatttgcgCTATTTCACGCAGTGTTCCTATAGTATCTGAGGAATGGATAAGCGCAAGTattgcaaataataaattcgtTGATACTAACAAGTATATTCTGAACGATAAAGCTGCTGAAGCTAAATTTCGATTTAATTTACAACAGAGTTTGATTAAATCTAAAGATAATAAACTACTGCATAATACTACGTTCATTATAACAGCTGGCGTAAATCAACCGAGCGTTAATGAActcaaaa ATATGATACAAGTTTCGGGAGGCAAAGCTTTAATACGAGCTCCCAAAACATGGTCAccaaatacatatattatcaGTTGTCATGAAGATGTTccgaaattgaaaaaattaatatcaaatataccaaaaaatattgtagttcCGGTTGTTACTACTGAATTTTTGCTAATTGGTATTcttcaacaaaaattaaatatagagGAACATAAGCTcagtttttaa